One Sphingobium sp. CAP-1 genomic region harbors:
- a CDS encoding SLC13 family permease produces MSQAALSAIILIGALLLFVSERVRHDLVALFALFACLAFGLTTPAAAFAGFADSAVVAVAAVLVVGRAIELSGIAARIAHIMIPSRAPFSVRLSLLLIVAAALSAFMNNIAALVITMPLATEIARSNRMAPAATLMPLAFATILGGMTTLIGTPANLILSSVRENEMGAPFGFFAMTPVGVAVAVVGLGYLALVGWRLLPVRLSAERRARAPWRVYEIGVEQDMARYESLLPLMRSTTARILAIFRNGARIGPKADQALMAGDRLLIVSRSNQWITAAKAGLIADTAEEGASDAVTARVAVAHGSMLIGLPHSEIAARSNGALVVVAVGPRAARQKVPLTTLRIEAGDQLYIRGTPADIGRFATSARLLEIDRLDPVPIAGPRAALILGIFFLSILCIVVGGLSPALAFLGAATVLAATRLIPAEEIYRSIDWSVIILLAAMIPVGQSFDTSGAAAIAAQWLGGVLAGLPLVMMLAALCTVTLLLSIFLNNVATAIIMGPLAIDAAHLLGISPDAALLAVLIGTSADFLTPIGHQNNLLVMGPGGYRFTDYARMGVILVVLVVITASVTLSFLSA; encoded by the coding sequence ATGTCCCAGGCCGCGCTCAGCGCCATCATCCTCATCGGCGCCCTGCTGCTGTTCGTTTCCGAACGGGTGCGCCATGATCTTGTGGCGCTGTTCGCCCTCTTTGCCTGCCTGGCCTTTGGGCTGACGACGCCGGCCGCCGCCTTTGCGGGCTTTGCCGACAGTGCGGTTGTCGCGGTTGCGGCGGTTCTGGTGGTGGGGCGCGCCATCGAGCTTTCGGGCATTGCGGCGCGCATCGCGCATATCATGATCCCAAGCCGCGCGCCCTTCAGCGTGCGCCTGTCGCTGCTGTTGATCGTGGCCGCTGCGCTGTCGGCGTTCATGAACAATATCGCCGCGCTGGTCATCACCATGCCGCTGGCGACCGAGATTGCCCGGTCGAACAGGATGGCGCCGGCGGCCACGCTCATGCCGCTGGCCTTCGCGACGATCCTGGGCGGGATGACCACGCTGATCGGGACACCGGCCAATCTCATCCTCTCGTCGGTGCGTGAAAATGAGATGGGGGCGCCCTTCGGTTTCTTCGCGATGACACCGGTGGGCGTCGCGGTGGCGGTCGTGGGCCTTGGCTATCTCGCGCTGGTTGGATGGCGGCTTCTTCCCGTCCGCCTATCGGCGGAGCGACGCGCACGGGCGCCCTGGCGCGTCTATGAAATCGGCGTAGAGCAGGACATGGCGCGTTATGAAAGCCTGTTGCCGCTGATGCGCAGCACGACGGCACGCATCCTGGCCATCTTTCGCAATGGTGCGCGCATCGGGCCAAAGGCCGATCAGGCACTGATGGCTGGCGATCGATTGCTCATCGTGTCACGCAGCAATCAATGGATCACCGCGGCAAAGGCTGGACTGATCGCCGACACCGCCGAAGAAGGGGCATCCGACGCGGTGACAGCACGGGTGGCCGTGGCCCATGGTTCGATGCTGATCGGCCTTCCCCATTCCGAAATCGCGGCGCGCAGCAACGGTGCGCTGGTCGTGGTTGCTGTCGGCCCGCGTGCGGCCCGGCAAAAGGTGCCGCTCACTACGCTCAGGATCGAAGCGGGCGATCAGCTCTATATCCGGGGCACTCCGGCGGATATTGGCCGCTTCGCGACCAGCGCGCGTCTGCTGGAAATAGACCGGCTCGATCCGGTTCCCATTGCCGGACCCCGTGCGGCGCTCATTCTTGGCATTTTCTTCCTGTCGATCCTGTGCATTGTTGTCGGCGGATTGTCGCCGGCCCTGGCCTTTCTGGGCGCGGCGACGGTGCTGGCCGCGACAAGGCTGATCCCCGCTGAAGAAATATATCGATCGATCGACTGGAGCGTGATCATCCTGCTGGCGGCGATGATCCCCGTTGGCCAGAGTTTCGACACGAGCGGCGCTGCGGCGATCGCTGCCCAATGGCTGGGCGGCGTGCTGGCCGGGCTGCCGCTCGTCATGATGCTGGCGGCGCTCTGCACGGTGACGTTGCTGCTGTCGATCTTCCTCAACAATGTCGCGACGGCGATCATCATGGGGCCGCTGGCCATCGACGCCGCCCATCTGCTGGGCATCAGCCCGGACGCAGCGCTGCTGGCCGTCCTGATCGGAACATCGGCGGATTTCCTGACCCCGATCGGTCATCAGAATAATCTGCTGGTCATGGGGCCGGGCGGCTACCGTTTCACCGATTATGCCCGCATGGGGGTGATACTGGTGGTGCTGGTGGTCATCACCGCTTCGGTCACATTGTCCTTCCTCTCCGCCTGA
- the nhaA gene encoding Na+/H+ antiporter NhaA, giving the protein MNGSKLVSRSYSMMRAFLATEASGGIILIAAAAAAMVVANSPFADAYLGSLHLKWAGLSLLHWINDGLMALFFLVVGLEIKREVLDGQLARWSDRLLPGIAAAAGVAVPALIYVWINRGEVAGLRGWAIPAATDIAFALGVLALLGSRVPASLKIFLTAVAIIDDLIAVLIIAFFYTASLNWAALGMAVAGLGVLMTLNRLRVTALWPYLVVGAGVWVCVLQSGIHATLAGVAVAMTIPLTRTPGAPDDAHSPLYRLEHGLHPWVAYAIVPIFGFANAGVPLAGFTPGDLFEPVPWGVALGLFLGKQAGIFSSMWVLIRMKLAERPRDATWLQIYGVALLCGIGFTMSLFIGGLAFGDGSHENDAAKIGVLLGSIMSALAGYTVLRLPSRTARS; this is encoded by the coding sequence ATGAATGGTTCAAAACTTGTCTCGCGCTCCTATTCCATGATGCGTGCCTTTCTGGCGACGGAAGCGTCCGGGGGCATCATCCTGATCGCCGCGGCCGCCGCCGCCATGGTCGTCGCCAATTCGCCCTTCGCCGACGCCTATCTTGGGTCATTGCACCTGAAATGGGCGGGGCTGAGCCTGTTGCACTGGATCAACGATGGCCTGATGGCCCTGTTTTTCCTTGTGGTCGGTCTGGAAATCAAGCGCGAGGTGCTTGATGGCCAGCTTGCGCGCTGGTCCGATCGCCTGTTGCCGGGCATTGCCGCAGCGGCCGGTGTTGCCGTGCCGGCGCTGATCTATGTCTGGATCAATCGCGGCGAAGTGGCGGGCCTGCGCGGCTGGGCGATACCCGCAGCAACGGATATCGCCTTCGCGCTTGGTGTGCTGGCGCTGCTGGGAAGCCGGGTACCCGCGTCACTCAAGATATTCCTGACCGCCGTCGCGATCATCGACGATCTCATCGCGGTGCTGATCATCGCCTTTTTCTATACGGCATCGCTGAATTGGGCCGCACTGGGCATGGCGGTGGCCGGGCTGGGCGTGCTGATGACCCTGAACCGTTTGCGGGTGACGGCGCTCTGGCCCTATCTTGTGGTCGGCGCGGGAGTCTGGGTCTGCGTTCTCCAGTCTGGCATCCATGCGACGCTGGCGGGTGTCGCGGTCGCGATGACCATCCCCCTGACAAGAACGCCGGGCGCCCCAGACGATGCGCACTCGCCGCTCTATCGCCTCGAACATGGCCTGCATCCCTGGGTCGCCTATGCGATCGTGCCGATTTTCGGTTTTGCCAATGCCGGAGTTCCGCTGGCGGGCTTTACGCCGGGCGACCTGTTTGAACCCGTTCCCTGGGGCGTTGCCCTGGGGCTTTTCCTTGGCAAGCAGGCCGGGATTTTCAGCAGCATGTGGGTTCTTATCCGCATGAAACTGGCCGAACGGCCGCGTGACGCGACATGGCTTCAGATTTACGGCGTTGCGCTGCTGTGCGGCATCGGATTCACGATGAGCCTGTTCATCGGAGGCCTTGCCTTTGGCGACGGCTCGCATGAAAATGATGCGGCCAAGATCGGTGTTCTGCTTGGCTCGATCATGTCGGCTCTGGCGGGCTATACGGTATTGCGCCTGCCGTCGCGGACAGCCCGTTCCTGA
- a CDS encoding isochorismatase family protein, with the protein MPSPANFNGRRPIIDPDDSVMLLIDHQSGLFQTVGDMPMPELRSRAGALASIATLANIPVITTASVPQGPNGPLIPEIHANAPHAQYVARRGEINAWDNPDFVAAVKATGRGTLIIAGTITSVCMAFPSIAAVQDGYRVFAVVDASGTYSKMAQEITLARVVQAGVVPMDTAAVASEIQKTWHRDDAEQWAEIYTRIFPPYRLLIESYARAQQVATDHEMLDSQRG; encoded by the coding sequence ATGCCTTCCCCCGCCAATTTCAACGGCCGGCGCCCGATCATCGATCCTGATGATTCCGTCATGCTGCTGATCGATCATCAAAGCGGCCTGTTTCAGACCGTCGGTGACATGCCGATGCCCGAATTGCGATCACGCGCCGGCGCGCTGGCATCGATCGCGACGCTGGCCAATATTCCGGTCATCACCACGGCGTCGGTACCACAGGGGCCGAACGGCCCGCTGATTCCGGAAATCCATGCCAATGCCCCCCATGCCCAATATGTTGCCCGCCGGGGCGAGATCAACGCATGGGACAATCCCGACTTCGTTGCGGCCGTGAAGGCCACGGGGCGCGGAACGCTGATCATTGCCGGCACCATCACCAGCGTCTGCATGGCCTTCCCGTCCATTGCCGCCGTGCAGGATGGTTATCGAGTGTTCGCAGTGGTTGACGCGTCGGGCACCTATTCGAAGATGGCGCAGGAAATTACGCTCGCGCGTGTTGTCCAGGCGGGCGTCGTGCCGATGGATACGGCCGCCGTCGCGTCGGAAATCCAAAAGACATGGCATCGGGACGATGCGGAGCAATGGGCGGAGATCTATACCCGCATATTCCCGCCCTATCGGCTGCTGATCGAAAGCTATGCCAGGGCGCAACAGGTTGCGACCGACCATGAAATGCTCGATTCCCAGCGAGGATGA
- a CDS encoding hydrolase has product MTSESIRDPKVDHLLTPQNAAFIIIDYQPVQVNSIASMDRQLLLNNIVGCAKAAVAYDLPIVHSTVNVETGLNHPPVPQVRRALANYPTYDRTSINSWEDIEFRRAVEATGRRKLIMTALWTEACLTFPALDALKEGYEVYVPVDAVGGTSLAAHEAALRRIEQAGGKMISVPQLFCELQRDWKRSETVPAFMNLFIETGGTAGIQFSYDKAD; this is encoded by the coding sequence ATGACGAGCGAGTCCATTCGCGATCCCAAGGTCGATCATCTGCTCACGCCGCAAAATGCGGCCTTCATCATCATCGACTATCAACCGGTCCAGGTGAATTCGATCGCCTCGATGGACCGGCAGTTGTTGCTCAACAATATCGTCGGCTGCGCCAAGGCGGCGGTCGCCTATGACCTGCCAATCGTCCATTCGACGGTGAATGTCGAAACCGGCCTGAACCATCCGCCCGTGCCACAGGTGCGCAGGGCGCTGGCCAATTATCCGACTTATGACCGCACCAGCATCAACAGTTGGGAAGATATCGAATTTCGCCGGGCGGTGGAGGCGACCGGCCGCAGGAAGCTGATCATGACTGCGCTCTGGACCGAAGCCTGCCTGACCTTCCCGGCACTCGATGCGCTCAAGGAAGGCTATGAAGTCTATGTTCCGGTCGATGCGGTCGGCGGCACGTCGCTGGCCGCGCATGAAGCGGCGCTACGTCGGATCGAGCAGGCCGGCGGTAAAATGATCTCGGTGCCCCAACTCTTCTGCGAATTGCAGCGCGACTGGAAACGGAGCGAGACTGTGCCGGCCTTCATGAACCTGTTCATCGAAACCGGCGGCACCGCCGGCATCCAGTTTTCCTACGACAAGGCTGACTAA
- a CDS encoding pirin family protein, whose amino-acid sequence MSKEILGRYGNDQGHWVGDGFPVRSLFSYHGLGQHISPFLLLDYAGPHYFAPTTDRRGVGQHPHRGFETVTIVYDGEVEHKDSAGNGGVIGPGDVQWMTAGGGILHEEYHSPGFARTGGPFRMVQLWVNLPAKDKMTPGGYQAIVNADIPVVELAADAGVARVIAGSFDGTAGPARTFTPVNVWDMRLTRDAEMRLPLPEGHVAMLVVLNGRLTVEGEHEIGEAEMLLLGRDGQDAHIRADGDTTLLVLTGEPIDEPIVGHGPFVMNSEAEIRTAIDDFNSGRFAQAAH is encoded by the coding sequence ATGAGCAAGGAAATTCTGGGCCGTTATGGCAATGATCAGGGCCACTGGGTGGGCGATGGCTTTCCCGTCCGCTCGCTCTTTTCCTATCATGGTCTTGGGCAGCATATCAGCCCCTTCCTATTGCTGGACTATGCCGGCCCGCATTATTTCGCGCCGACCACCGATCGCCGCGGCGTTGGCCAGCATCCCCATCGCGGCTTCGAGACGGTCACGATCGTCTATGATGGCGAGGTCGAACATAAGGATTCGGCCGGCAATGGCGGCGTGATCGGTCCGGGCGATGTCCAATGGATGACGGCCGGCGGCGGTATCCTGCACGAAGAATATCATTCGCCCGGCTTCGCCCGGACGGGCGGCCCGTTCCGCATGGTGCAATTGTGGGTCAATCTGCCAGCGAAGGACAAGATGACCCCCGGCGGCTATCAGGCGATCGTCAACGCCGACATCCCGGTGGTTGAACTGGCCGCCGATGCCGGTGTCGCGCGGGTGATCGCAGGGTCGTTCGACGGCACCGCCGGCCCGGCCAGAACCTTCACCCCGGTCAATGTCTGGGACATGCGCCTGACCCGCGATGCGGAGATGCGCCTGCCGCTGCCCGAAGGCCATGTGGCAATGCTGGTCGTCCTGAACGGTCGCCTGACCGTGGAGGGCGAACATGAAATTGGCGAGGCGGAAATGCTGCTGCTCGGTCGCGATGGGCAGGATGCCCATATTCGTGCCGATGGCGACACCACATTGCTGGTGCTGACGGGCGAGCCGATCGACGAGCCGATCGTCGGCCATGGCCCCTTCGTCATGAACAGCGAGGCGGAAATCCGCACCGCCATCGACGACTTCAACAGCGGCCGGTTCGCGCAAGCTGCCCACTGA
- a CDS encoding LysR substrate-binding domain-containing protein: MQDLNDLYYFVQIVDHGGFAPAARVIHQPKSKLSRRIQLLEDRLGVRLLNRSSRRFSVTDVGQEYYRHCVAMLVEAEAAEQVIAELRAEPRGVIRMACPVGLLQFQFSGLIARFIKDHPAVEIHLKSFNRPVDLIAEGFDLAIRARFPPLDDTGLVMRKLDDSRQCLVASPHLVAPPIHYPADLNGLPSLDMGPARNDYYWNLESGDGQQATVRHHPRIVTDDMATLRAAALEGVGVVQLPTLLIWPDVQAGRLVHLLPDWRPPAAIVHAVFPSRRGLLPSVRALLDFFARECAIERAIVEGALQA; the protein is encoded by the coding sequence ATGCAAGACCTCAACGATCTTTATTATTTCGTCCAGATCGTCGATCATGGCGGCTTTGCGCCGGCTGCGCGGGTGATCCACCAGCCCAAATCGAAACTCAGTCGTCGCATCCAGTTGCTGGAGGATCGGCTGGGCGTCCGCCTGCTCAACCGATCCTCGCGCCGTTTCTCCGTCACCGATGTCGGACAGGAATATTATCGGCATTGCGTCGCCATGCTGGTCGAGGCCGAAGCGGCCGAACAGGTGATCGCGGAGTTACGGGCAGAGCCAAGGGGTGTCATCCGCATGGCCTGTCCGGTCGGGCTGCTGCAATTCCAGTTCAGTGGCCTCATTGCCCGCTTCATCAAAGATCATCCGGCGGTCGAGATTCACCTCAAGAGCTTCAACCGTCCGGTGGATCTGATCGCGGAAGGGTTTGATCTGGCGATCCGGGCGCGTTTTCCGCCGCTGGACGATACGGGGCTGGTGATGCGCAAGCTGGACGACAGCCGGCAATGCCTGGTCGCCAGCCCGCATCTGGTCGCCCCTCCCATTCACTACCCCGCCGACCTCAATGGCCTGCCCAGCCTCGATATGGGGCCGGCGCGTAACGACTATTACTGGAATCTGGAAAGCGGGGATGGGCAGCAGGCGACAGTGCGCCATCATCCACGGATCGTCACCGACGACATGGCGACGCTGCGTGCGGCGGCGCTGGAGGGAGTGGGCGTGGTGCAATTGCCGACCCTGCTGATCTGGCCCGACGTGCAGGCAGGGCGACTGGTCCATCTGTTGCCGGACTGGCGTCCACCGGCGGCCATCGTCCATGCCGTCTTTCCATCGCGGCGGGGGCTGCTGCCGTCGGTTCGGGCGTTGCTGGATTTCTTTGCCAGAGAATGCGCGATCGAGCGTGCTATCGTAGAGGGCGCGCTCCAGGCCTGA
- a CDS encoding MFS transporter — protein MPEAERAPWARIVLIYLIGVFGMMVVSAALPALGGIAREYRPPSPATIGWAMSIPALAAALASLLVGALVDRLGDRFIMLIGGFLVLLGDCGVISAASVNILLAWRVAAGLGYVCMVVAAVTMISRLTSGRTRTAALALWSTVIPATFVLASLYGATGGHAAEWRTIFVIHAIGVALLMLLAAFCLQGQEPGMKKPSRLSGIGQVLRSPWPYALGASFAAAAFLQTGFVATLPRLLAAGIGASETQVHSFNALAMLCNMVGAFSFGLLFNRGFKPWQMGLGAVLLCAAAGLGLVLSPVSLTLAILMNCGLMFGLGILVGMWALLPVVTPTPATTGATSGLITQITLLGVLFGPPAAFNALHAGPEMMLIFLGTALLACMIGWPIWRRNLVDLQMAKVAH, from the coding sequence ATGCCGGAAGCTGAACGCGCGCCATGGGCGCGCATCGTGCTGATCTACCTGATCGGGGTATTTGGCATGATGGTGGTCAGCGCGGCTTTGCCCGCACTTGGCGGCATCGCCAGGGAATATCGTCCCCCGTCCCCTGCGACAATCGGCTGGGCCATGTCCATCCCGGCCCTGGCCGCAGCGCTCGCATCGCTGCTGGTTGGGGCGCTCGTTGACCGATTGGGCGATCGGTTCATAATGCTGATCGGCGGTTTTCTCGTCCTCCTCGGCGATTGCGGCGTCATTTCGGCCGCCAGCGTGAACATACTCCTTGCCTGGCGGGTCGCAGCGGGCCTGGGATATGTCTGTATGGTCGTTGCGGCGGTGACGATGATCTCACGCCTGACCAGCGGCCGCACACGAACCGCAGCTCTGGCGCTCTGGTCGACGGTCATTCCGGCCACCTTCGTCCTTGCCTCCCTCTATGGGGCGACAGGGGGCCATGCGGCCGAATGGCGGACGATCTTCGTAATCCATGCAATCGGTGTCGCGCTGCTGATGCTGCTCGCCGCTTTCTGCCTTCAGGGTCAGGAGCCTGGCATGAAGAAGCCTTCCCGCCTTAGCGGCATTGGTCAGGTGCTGCGCAGTCCCTGGCCCTATGCGCTGGGCGCCTCCTTCGCCGCGGCCGCCTTCCTCCAGACCGGGTTCGTCGCGACCCTGCCCCGGCTTCTGGCCGCCGGCATCGGCGCCAGCGAAACGCAGGTTCACAGTTTCAATGCGCTTGCGATGCTGTGCAATATGGTCGGCGCCTTCTCCTTCGGTCTGCTCTTCAATCGCGGTTTCAAGCCCTGGCAGATGGGGCTGGGTGCCGTCCTGCTCTGCGCCGCTGCCGGCCTTGGCCTTGTTCTCTCGCCGGTCAGCCTGACGCTTGCCATATTGATGAACTGCGGACTGATGTTCGGGCTTGGCATCCTTGTCGGCATGTGGGCGTTGCTGCCGGTCGTTACCCCCACCCCGGCGACAACCGGGGCGACGAGCGGGCTGATCACGCAAATCACCTTGCTGGGCGTGCTGTTCGGGCCGCCGGCGGCGTTCAACGCACTACATGCCGGCCCTGAAATGATGCTGATCTTTCTGGGCACGGCGCTTCTGGCCTGCATGATTGGATGGCCAATCTGGCGGCGCAACCTTGTTGACCTGCAAATGGCGAAGGTCGCGCACTGA
- a CDS encoding MFS transporter, which translates to METLDATIIVTALPQMASDFGVDAARMSLGITAYLMAAAACVTASGWLADRIGTRTLFCSAIGLFTLASLICGLAPDFTIFIAGRAIQGAAAAMMSPVGRLVVLRTSEKKDLMRALSALIWPGLVAPVLGPPLGGWITDAVSWHWIFYINIPVGLIGMALVMAYVPNEKKAPTRFDLQGFILTAVALLALTYGFDLLALHATSALAIGLGLMLLALAVGATGLRHMRRSATPLVRLEALKVHSFFVSSVTGGVLSRATISATPFLLPLMFQLAFGLSPLEAGGMLMIYMLANLGMKMLTNPIITRFGIRSTLIWSSLGAGVSIALCAFIVPQQHLLINGFILALAGAGRSLQLTAITMVNFADIAPQQRQPASVLSSLTQQIGMGAGVAVGALLLTLSQMSRGATEIGLVDFRVALVLAGAMSALAAMSYRTLARDVGDEISGHGKPRSASA; encoded by the coding sequence ATGGAAACGCTCGACGCAACAATCATCGTGACGGCGCTACCGCAGATGGCGTCGGATTTCGGCGTCGATGCAGCGCGCATGAGCCTTGGCATCACGGCCTATCTGATGGCCGCTGCGGCCTGCGTGACAGCATCGGGCTGGCTTGCCGACCGGATTGGCACGCGCACGCTTTTTTGTAGCGCGATCGGCCTGTTCACGCTCGCTTCGCTCATCTGCGGCCTCGCGCCTGATTTCACGATATTCATCGCCGGGCGGGCGATCCAGGGGGCAGCGGCCGCGATGATGTCGCCTGTCGGCCGCCTTGTGGTCCTGCGGACCTCCGAGAAGAAGGATCTCATGCGGGCTCTCTCCGCGCTGATCTGGCCGGGCCTTGTCGCCCCGGTGCTTGGTCCTCCGCTGGGTGGCTGGATCACCGATGCCGTATCCTGGCACTGGATCTTCTACATCAACATCCCCGTCGGCCTGATCGGGATGGCGCTGGTGATGGCCTATGTTCCCAATGAGAAGAAGGCGCCCACGCGCTTCGATCTTCAGGGGTTCATCCTGACGGCCGTGGCGCTGCTGGCGCTGACCTATGGCTTCGATCTTCTGGCGCTTCACGCAACATCGGCCCTGGCAATCGGTCTTGGCCTGATGCTCCTTGCACTGGCGGTGGGCGCTACAGGGCTGCGTCACATGCGACGTTCGGCCACCCCCCTCGTGCGACTGGAAGCGCTCAAGGTTCACAGCTTCTTCGTGAGCAGCGTGACCGGCGGCGTCCTGTCGCGCGCCACGATCAGCGCCACGCCGTTCCTGCTGCCGCTGATGTTCCAGCTCGCCTTCGGCCTCAGCCCACTGGAAGCAGGCGGCATGTTGATGATCTACATGCTGGCGAACCTGGGCATGAAGATGCTCACCAACCCGATCATTACGCGCTTTGGAATCCGCTCCACCCTGATCTGGAGCAGCCTGGGCGCGGGGGTTTCGATTGCACTCTGCGCCTTCATCGTGCCGCAGCAGCATCTGCTCATCAACGGGTTTATTCTGGCACTTGCCGGGGCCGGGCGATCGTTGCAGCTAACCGCCATCACGATGGTCAATTTTGCGGACATCGCGCCGCAACAGCGCCAGCCCGCGTCGGTGCTGTCGTCGCTGACACAGCAGATCGGCATGGGGGCCGGTGTCGCGGTGGGCGCCTTGTTGCTGACGCTCAGCCAGATGTCGCGTGGCGCTACCGAGATCGGCCTGGTCGATTTCCGGGTGGCCCTTGTCCTTGCCGGTGCGATGAGCGCCCTTGCGGCCATGTCGTACCGGACGCTCGCGCGCGATGTCGGCGATGAAATCAGCGGCCATGGAAAGCCGCGAAGCGCCTCCGCCTGA
- a CDS encoding LysR family transcriptional regulator has product MDRLATMATFQKVVKYANFTTAADDLGISRTLVSRHIADLEAHLGIRLLNRTTRSVTPTEAGLRYHELCSRVLGDIRHGEEEITAIKNEVEGEISILCPIWIGSFGISVATAEFCALNPKIAIKIHFAEPSINPHEFLTQGFDVCIQPNVLRDSSIMVKKIGQIDHILATSPDYLARRGMPTQIVDLAEHECLAKTTETSWSFANGERVTLRQPARFSSNSVFALREAAAGGLGIAMLPQGIIQGTLAQGALVHVLPDHPLASRPLYVAFPPGGDAPRKTRALISFLSDWFKARGGGTRSLASIQDDTPRT; this is encoded by the coding sequence ATGGACAGGCTTGCGACGATGGCGACCTTTCAAAAGGTCGTCAAATACGCCAATTTCACGACTGCGGCCGATGATCTGGGTATCTCGCGCACGCTTGTTTCCCGACACATCGCCGATCTTGAGGCGCATCTTGGCATTCGCCTCCTCAACCGCACGACCCGCTCGGTCACGCCGACCGAAGCGGGTTTGCGTTATCATGAGCTGTGCAGTCGCGTATTGGGCGATATCCGTCACGGTGAAGAAGAGATCACGGCGATCAAGAATGAGGTAGAGGGCGAGATATCGATCCTTTGTCCCATCTGGATCGGCAGTTTCGGCATTTCGGTCGCGACTGCGGAATTTTGCGCGCTCAATCCGAAGATCGCAATCAAGATTCATTTCGCCGAACCATCGATCAATCCGCATGAATTTCTGACCCAGGGATTTGATGTCTGTATTCAGCCAAATGTGCTGCGCGATTCATCGATCATGGTGAAGAAGATCGGTCAGATCGATCATATACTGGCGACCTCGCCGGATTATCTCGCGCGACGGGGTATGCCGACCCAAATCGTGGATCTGGCCGAACATGAATGTCTCGCCAAGACGACGGAAACGTCTTGGAGCTTCGCCAATGGTGAACGCGTGACGTTGCGTCAGCCCGCTCGCTTCTCCTCGAACAGCGTCTTTGCCTTGCGGGAGGCGGCGGCTGGCGGGTTGGGGATCGCCATGCTGCCGCAGGGCATCATCCAGGGCACGCTTGCCCAGGGGGCGCTTGTGCATGTTCTGCCCGACCATCCTTTGGCGAGCCGGCCACTTTATGTTGCTTTCCCGCCGGGCGGCGACGCACCGCGAAAGACACGGGCGCTGATTTCCTTCCTTTCAGACTGGTTCAAGGCCCGTGGCGGGGGAACCCGCAGTCTGGCTTCCATTCAGGATGATACGCCCCGGACATGA